GGCGGGCCCGGCGCCGAGTTCGGCCGCGAGACGCGGCAGTTCCTCGCTCACGGCGTAGGCGAGCTGTGGCGATGTAGTGACGAGCAGCGCGCGTTCATGGCCGGTGCCGTGTTCGGCCTGCGCAAGCAGGTCTGCGGCGACATGCTTCGCTGCGGCGGAGTCATCCGCCAGAATCGCCACCTCGCTGGGGCCAGCCACCATGTCGAGATCGACATAGCCGTAGACTAAGCGCTTGGCGGCCGTCACATAGGGGCCGCCAGGGCCGACGATTTTTTGGACCTTGGGGATGGATTTGGTGCCGAACGCCATCGCGCCGATCGCTTGGATGCCGCCGAGCCGGTAGATTTCCGTAGCGCCGGCGAGGTCGAGGGCATAGAGGACAAAGGGGTTGACCTTGCCCGATTTTTCGGGCGGTGTGCAGGCGACAACCTCCTGGACCCCGGCCACTTTGGCGAGCGCGACGGTCATGAGCGCGGTGGAGGCAAGAGGCGCAGCCCCTCCGGGGATGTAGCAGCCGACCCGGTCATATGGCTGGAACTGTTCGCCAAGAATGCCGCCCTTGGGACTCAGAATATTCCAGTCTTTCCGAAGGCCGGCTTTTGCGAATTTCTGGATGCGCGCGAGGGCTTCGCCGGCCGCCTTTTTGAAGTCGGCATCCACGCGCTCGATGGCGGCCATGCGCTCGGCTTTGGTCACCTCGAATTTGCCGGGCGCGAGTTTCTGGTCATCGAATTTGGCAGCGTATTCTACGATGGCAGCATCGCCACGAGCTCGGATATCCTCGAGAACGGTGCGCGCGACGGCCTCCGCCTCCGGAAGAATCGCGGGCCGTTCTAGAAAGTCCAGAACCTGTTGGGACGGCGCGGACGGCGTCCATTTGACCACTCGGATTTGAGCGGATGGGAAAAGTTCCCGGGTGCCATTCATTTAGGGGTCCTGTTCTCTTTGTTTAGCATGATCAGCGGCTCGGGGTCTCGTTCACCTCGCCGCACACGGGGCAACGCGACAGCGGGACGCGGCGCGGCTCGACATAGACGCGGCCGCAGGCTCTGCACCGGCAGGCGTGTCCCTTCTGCGTGGCCTGATACGGCCACCCCGGGCGGAATTCCAAATATATCCACGTCGCGAATATCGCCACAAGGGCGAAAACGGCGGGCAGCCACAACGCAACAGCTTCTGGCGAGGCAGCGTTCATGGCGCGGCGGAGGAGTTGCCGTTGCCACCTGTCGGGATGTAATAAACGGTGGCCCGGAAGTGGCCTTCGCGCCCGGGTACGGCGCGGA
This portion of the Kiritimatiellia bacterium genome encodes:
- the hisD gene encoding histidinol dehydrogenase yields the protein MNGTRELFPSAQIRVVKWTPSAPSQQVLDFLERPAILPEAEAVARTVLEDIRARGDAAIVEYAAKFDDQKLAPGKFEVTKAERMAAIERVDADFKKAAGEALARIQKFAKAGLRKDWNILSPKGGILGEQFQPYDRVGCYIPGGAAPLASTALMTVALAKVAGVQEVVACTPPEKSGKVNPFVLYALDLAGATEIYRLGGIQAIGAMAFGTKSIPKVQKIVGPGGPYVTAAKRLVYGYVDLDMVAGPSEVAILADDSAAAKHVAADLLAQAEHGTGHERALLVTTSPQLAYAVSEELPRLAAELGAGPAVYKVLNEGTMVVITDNLDIGMDIINQFAPEHLEIICREPRMWLKKIRRAGAVFIGPWTPECAGDFLAGPSHVLPTGGTAALFSGLSVESFRRRTSFVSFTRADLQDVLPHIEQFSRVERLPAHGWSAKVRFQK